One genomic segment of Ignavibacteriota bacterium includes these proteins:
- a CDS encoding glycoside hydrolase family 43 protein, with protein sequence MKNFLLFAILIGLISCTQIDVHKTYTNPILAGFYPDPSITRVGDDYYLLTSTFTYFPGIPIFHSKDLVNWELIGHALENPKTFNTNGLGLSRGIFAPAINYHKGIFYITCTIVDGGGNFVVTSTKPEGPYSDPIYLPEINGIDPSLHFEDDGKTYILYNSDAPENKPLYSGHRTIRMYEFDIENLKVVGEEKIIINGGTDISKKPEWIEGPHIYKKYGYFYLMAAEGGTADNHSEVIFRSKNIWGPYESYKGNPILTQRTLDPKRKNPVTSTGHADMFETQNGEWWAIFLGIRPYEPFEKNYYNLARETFLTPVKWIEDPNSKGDMWPIINPDFAEVKFSYPYPNIDIDEKINSIEYSGNFSRTYDFNENELHKNFIFLRTPLTKWFCLDEKKSYVELQLREETCSGLGNPSFLGHRQQNNACVASTKLQFTPKSENEKAGLVIFTNENKHYFICKSFEENKEVIQLFRSVKMDDNNNGIELIESREIFDENKSKDVVLKIDIKGGDFSFSYSFDNETWNLMKDKVDGTYIRAHIPEDFVGSVFGLYATSLGKGSNNKAYFDNFYYEGKDKIYNDLKN encoded by the coding sequence ATGAAAAATTTTTTATTATTTGCTATTCTAATTGGATTGATTTCTTGTACACAAATTGATGTTCATAAAACATATACTAACCCAATTTTAGCTGGATTTTATCCTGACCCAAGTATTACAAGGGTTGGTGACGATTATTATTTGCTAACTTCAACTTTTACCTATTTCCCTGGAATTCCGATTTTTCATAGTAAAGATTTAGTTAATTGGGAATTGATTGGGCACGCACTAGAAAATCCTAAAACATTTAATACAAATGGTTTGGGTTTATCAAGAGGAATTTTTGCACCGGCAATTAATTATCATAAAGGAATATTTTATATTACTTGCACAATTGTTGATGGCGGCGGAAATTTTGTTGTAACTTCTACAAAACCTGAAGGACCTTACTCCGATCCAATTTATCTTCCGGAAATAAATGGAATTGATCCTTCATTGCATTTTGAAGATGACGGGAAAACATATATTCTATATAACAGTGATGCACCGGAGAATAAACCTTTATACAGTGGTCACAGAACAATTAGAATGTATGAATTCGATATTGAAAATTTAAAAGTAGTTGGTGAAGAAAAAATTATAATAAATGGCGGTACTGATATTAGTAAAAAGCCAGAATGGATTGAAGGTCCGCACATTTATAAAAAATATGGATATTTCTATTTGATGGCAGCAGAAGGCGGAACCGCAGATAATCATTCAGAAGTAATTTTTAGAAGTAAAAATATTTGGGGACCATATGAATCATACAAAGGTAATCCAATTTTAACGCAAAGAACTCTTGATCCAAAAAGGAAAAATCCGGTAACATCAACCGGACATGCAGATATGTTTGAAACACAGAATGGTGAATGGTGGGCAATATTTTTAGGCATTCGTCCGTATGAACCATTCGAAAAAAATTATTACAATCTTGCACGAGAAACATTTTTAACTCCGGTTAAATGGATTGAAGACCCAAATTCCAAAGGAGATATGTGGCCAATTATTAATCCGGATTTTGCAGAAGTTAAATTTTCTTATCCGTATCCAAATATTGATATTGATGAAAAAATTAATAGTATTGAATACAGCGGAAATTTTTCGAGAACCTATGATTTTAATGAAAATGAATTACACAAAAATTTTATTTTTCTCAGAACTCCTTTAACAAAATGGTTTTGTTTGGATGAAAAGAAAAGTTATGTAGAATTACAATTGCGAGAAGAAACTTGCAGTGGATTGGGAAATCCAAGTTTTTTGGGACATCGTCAGCAGAATAATGCTTGTGTGGCAAGTACAAAATTGCAATTCACTCCAAAATCAGAAAATGAAAAAGCTGGACTTGTAATTTTCACCAATGAAAACAAACATTATTTTATATGTAAATCTTTTGAAGAAAATAAAGAAGTAATTCAATTATTTAGAAGTGTGAAAATGGACGACAATAATAATGGAATTGAATTGATTGAAAGTAGGGAAATTTTTGATGAAAATAAATCTAAAGATGTGGTTTTAAAAATTGATATAAAAGGCGGGGATTTTTCTTTCTCATATTCTTTTGATAATGAAACTTGGAATTTGATGAAGGATAAAGTTGATGGAACTTATATCCGTGCGCATATTCCGGAAGATTTTGTTGGTTCGGTATTTGGTTTGTATGCAACCTCTCTTGGAAAAGGAAGTAATAACAAAGCATATTTTGATAATTTTTATTATGAAGGAAAAGATAAAATTTATAACGATTTGAAAAATTAG
- a CDS encoding alpha-N-arabinofuranosidase, with the protein MIRLKHLFLIYFIAVFSIIAGDGNKIIVNGDLGKVKIDKNIYGHFAEHLGNCIYEGFWVGENSPIPNIRGLRKDVIDALKEINPPVIRWPGGCFADTYHWMDGIGPRENRPSIVNTNWGGVTEDNSFGTHEFLDLCEVLGAEPYLCVNVGSGTVEEAAEWVEYVNSNNESPMTRLRKQNGREKPWNVKYWAVGNESWGCGGNMEPAYYSDEFKRFSTFMHGRNLYKVASGGTDADYDWTETVMKKTQKFGHLIQGYSFHYYTVYPGWNPKSSATQFKEDGWFGMMKNTFVVDERLKKHVGLMNEYDPQNKIGLIADEWGSWYEVEPGTNPGFLYQQNTLRDAVMGAIYLNIFNNNAERVKMANIAQTINVLQAMLLTKEDQLVKTPTFYLFKMYKVHQDATLLPINISCEDYEYNGDKVPAVTASASKSANGDINISLANVNPNKDLEVEIDLRGILKANLAKGEIINSENMNDYNDFGQQEKVNIKSFSGFKLSNNKLSVSLPAKSVVTINVN; encoded by the coding sequence ATGATTAGACTTAAACATTTATTTTTGATTTACTTTATTGCCGTATTTTCAATTATTGCCGGAGACGGAAATAAAATAATTGTAAATGGTGATTTAGGAAAAGTAAAAATTGATAAAAATATTTACGGACATTTTGCTGAACATTTAGGTAATTGTATTTATGAAGGATTTTGGGTTGGAGAGAATTCACCAATCCCCAATATTCGTGGGCTTCGTAAAGATGTAATCGATGCATTAAAAGAAATTAATCCGCCGGTAATTCGCTGGCCCGGAGGATGTTTTGCAGATACTTATCATTGGATGGATGGAATTGGTCCACGTGAAAATCGTCCTTCAATTGTAAATACAAATTGGGGAGGAGTTACAGAAGATAATAGTTTTGGGACTCATGAATTTCTCGATCTCTGTGAAGTTCTTGGAGCTGAGCCATATTTGTGTGTAAATGTTGGAAGTGGAACTGTTGAAGAAGCTGCAGAATGGGTAGAGTATGTAAACTCAAATAATGAAAGTCCTATGACAAGATTAAGAAAACAAAACGGAAGAGAAAAACCTTGGAATGTAAAATATTGGGCCGTTGGAAATGAAAGTTGGGGATGCGGCGGAAATATGGAACCGGCTTATTATTCAGATGAATTTAAAAGATTTTCAACATTTATGCATGGAAGAAATTTATATAAAGTTGCAAGCGGCGGAACTGATGCTGATTATGATTGGACAGAAACAGTAATGAAAAAAACACAAAAGTTTGGACATTTAATTCAAGGATATTCATTTCACTATTACACAGTTTATCCCGGATGGAATCCCAAAAGTTCTGCTACACAATTTAAGGAAGACGGTTGGTTCGGAATGATGAAAAATACTTTTGTGGTTGATGAAAGATTAAAAAAACATGTCGGTTTAATGAATGAATATGATCCGCAAAATAAAATTGGATTGATTGCAGATGAATGGGGAAGCTGGTATGAGGTTGAACCCGGAACAAATCCCGGTTTCTTATATCAACAAAATACTTTGCGTGATGCTGTTATGGGAGCAATTTACTTAAACATTTTTAACAACAATGCAGAACGAGTTAAAATGGCAAACATTGCACAAACAATAAATGTTTTACAAGCAATGTTATTAACAAAGGAAGATCAGCTAGTTAAAACACCAACTTTCTATTTATTCAAAATGTACAAAGTTCATCAAGATGCTACTTTATTACCAATAAATATTTCGTGCGAAGATTATGAATATAATGGAGATAAAGTTCCGGCTGTAACTGCATCGGCTTCAAAATCCGCAAATGGAGATATAAATATTTCATTAGCAAATGTTAACCCAAATAAAGATTTGGAAGTTGAAATTGATTTGCGTGGAATATTAAAAGCTAATTTGGCAAAAGGTGAGATCATAAATTCTGAAAATATGAATGATTATAATGATTTTGGACAACAAGAAAAAGTGAATATAAAATCATTTTCCGGATTCAAATTATCTAATAATAAATTAAGTGTTAGTCTTCCGGCAAAATCTGTTGTAACAATTAATGTAAATTAG
- the larE gene encoding ATP-dependent sacrificial sulfur transferase LarE: MPQNLENIETLLQKLKSEIKNYGRVIIALSGGVDSCLATYLCRKYLGKENTVAVISDSASLKRKDLNIAINFCNEHDIKYEIVKSEELKNENYSSNPINRCYFCKNELYDKLTNLATSKYLNYKIINGNNYSDLGDYRPGLKSASENNILSPFIDCEIVKKSIREIANYFNLSVWDKPSSPCLSSRFPYGESINEAKLKMVEDAEMILNDFGFEEVRVRTSGSSAKIEVPNNQIDDLKIHFKKIEEKLKELGYDNCLIDDEGLISGKLNRVIYEL; this comes from the coding sequence ATGCCTCAAAACCTAGAAAACATCGAAACTTTATTACAAAAATTAAAGAGCGAAATTAAAAATTATGGCAGAGTAATTATTGCTTTATCCGGCGGAGTGGATTCTTGTTTAGCAACATATTTATGCAGAAAATATCTTGGGAAAGAAAACACCGTTGCTGTAATTTCCGATTCCGCAAGTCTGAAAAGAAAAGATTTAAATATTGCAATTAATTTTTGTAACGAGCATGATATTAAATACGAAATTGTTAAATCCGAAGAATTGAAAAATGAAAATTATTCTTCAAATCCAATTAACCGATGTTACTTTTGCAAAAATGAACTTTATGATAAGTTAACAAATTTGGCAACTTCTAAGTATCTAAATTATAAAATTATTAATGGAAATAACTATTCAGATTTGGGCGATTACCGACCTGGATTAAAATCTGCTTCAGAGAATAATATTCTAAGTCCATTTATTGATTGTGAAATAGTTAAAAAGTCAATTAGAGAAATTGCTAATTATTTCAATTTATCAGTTTGGGATAAGCCTTCAAGTCCTTGTTTAAGCAGCAGATTCCCTTATGGTGAATCAATAAATGAAGCAAAATTAAAAATGGTTGAAGATGCAGAAATGATTCTTAATGATTTTGGTTTTGAAGAAGTTAGAGTTAGAACAAGCGGCAGTTCGGCAAAAATTGAAGTTCCGAATAATCAAATTGATGATTTAAAAATTCATTTCAAAAAAATTGAAGAAAAATTAAAAGAATTAGGTTATGATAATTGTTTAATAGATGATGAGGGATTAATCTCCGGAAAGCTTAATAGAGTAATTTATGAATTATAA
- the larB gene encoding nickel pincer cofactor biosynthesis protein LarB produces the protein MNYNIDHNRKNRIGFPEVIYGETKDVETLLKIIKEVLKYEKKILITKLQEVKYLEIKTNFKNVFYDQKSGICLIGKFPEVKKKNPDVMILSGGTSDEFVVNEAFYTAKFLALKTEKIMDVGVAGVHRLLEKENAILKAKVIIVCAGFEGALPTLVSGLFPQPVIGVPVSVGYGVAKGGTTALNSMLSSCANGLTVTNIDNGYGAAIAAYRILKG, from the coding sequence ATGAATTATAATATTGATCACAATCGTAAAAATAGGATTGGATTTCCTGAAGTTATTTACGGTGAAACTAAAGATGTTGAAACACTTCTAAAAATTATTAAAGAAGTACTTAAATATGAAAAGAAAATTTTAATTACAAAACTTCAAGAAGTAAAATATTTAGAAATAAAGACAAACTTTAAAAATGTTTTTTATGATCAAAAATCCGGAATATGTTTGATTGGAAAATTTCCGGAAGTTAAAAAGAAAAATCCGGATGTAATGATTTTATCCGGCGGAACTTCAGATGAATTTGTTGTAAATGAAGCATTTTATACGGCAAAATTTTTGGCATTAAAAACAGAAAAAATTATGGATGTTGGTGTTGCCGGTGTGCACAGATTACTTGAAAAAGAAAATGCAATTTTAAAAGCAAAAGTGATTATTGTTTGCGCGGGTTTTGAAGGCGCATTGCCAACTTTAGTTTCCGGATTATTTCCTCAACCCGTAATTGGAGTTCCGGTAAGTGTAGGTTACGGTGTTGCAAAAGGCGGTACAACTGCGTTAAACTCTATGTTATCAAGTTGTGCCAATGGTTTAACAGTTACAAATATTGATAATGGTTATGGCGCAGCAATTGCCGCTTACCGAATTCTGAAAGGTTAA
- the larC gene encoding nickel pincer cofactor biosynthesis protein LarC, producing the protein MTKILKIEAFSGASGDMFLSALAQLTNSFDELISLPALLNFGDHAEIKITDVMKNGISCKHVKVIDKVHQHHHRHLSDIIKIINESSLNDNAKKIALDIFAIIGKAEAEVHNIPIEKIHFHEIGAVDSIIDICGTAFLLDKLNIKNSYLTTLNTGKGFVNTAHGKLPIPTPATKLILEGIPYNYGEEEGEKLTPTGAAIIKYLNPQFNQISTSDLKTAYGAGEKDFNLPNVLRLSISEITNQAQNLIMLETNFDDMNNEFLGIQFQNQLLNIGAIDFYLTQVIMKKGRPGITLNIICEQSNLDEISNFILNFTSTIGVRYYPIQRIELNRKFTQIETEFGKFNVKVSQMPNGEEKIKPESNEIMESALKNNISPDYLSNLIKERYEKNN; encoded by the coding sequence ATGACAAAGATATTAAAAATAGAAGCATTCTCCGGTGCAAGCGGCGATATGTTTTTAAGTGCGCTCGCTCAATTAACAAATTCATTTGATGAATTGATAAGTTTGCCTGCTTTATTAAATTTTGGCGATCATGCTGAAATAAAAATTACAGATGTGATGAAAAATGGAATTTCGTGCAAACATGTTAAAGTGATTGATAAGGTTCATCAACATCACCACAGACATTTAAGTGATATCATTAAAATTATAAATGAATCATCATTAAATGATAACGCAAAAAAAATTGCTTTAGACATATTTGCAATTATTGGAAAAGCAGAAGCAGAAGTTCATAATATCCCAATTGAAAAAATACATTTCCATGAAATTGGAGCGGTTGATTCAATCATTGATATTTGCGGGACAGCTTTTTTATTAGATAAACTCAATATCAAAAATTCCTATCTTACTACATTAAATACTGGAAAAGGATTTGTAAATACTGCTCATGGAAAACTTCCAATTCCAACACCTGCAACAAAATTAATACTTGAAGGAATACCATATAATTATGGAGAAGAAGAAGGTGAAAAACTTACGCCAACCGGAGCGGCAATAATTAAATATCTAAATCCACAATTTAATCAAATATCAACAAGCGATTTAAAAACTGCATACGGTGCAGGCGAAAAAGATTTTAATCTGCCAAATGTATTAAGATTATCTATTTCTGAAATTACAAATCAAGCACAAAATTTAATAATGTTGGAAACAAATTTTGATGATATGAATAATGAATTTTTGGGAATTCAATTTCAGAATCAGCTATTAAATATTGGAGCAATTGATTTTTATCTGACTCAAGTAATAATGAAAAAAGGGAGACCCGGAATTACACTTAATATAATTTGTGAACAAAGTAATCTTGATGAAATATCAAATTTTATATTAAATTTTACATCTACAATCGGTGTTAGATATTATCCAATTCAGCGAATTGAACTAAATAGAAAGTTTACACAAATTGAAACAGAATTTGGTAAGTTCAATGTGAAAGTATCTCAAATGCCAAATGGAGAAGAAAAAATTAAACCGGAATCAAACGAAATTATGGAATCTGCTTTAAAAAATAATATTAGTCCTGACTATTTATCAAACTTAATAAAGGAACGCTATGAAAAAAATAATTAA